ATTGCTGGATGAAGCCACCAGCGCCCTCGATGCAGAATCAGAACGCCTGGTACAAGGTGCGCTGGAAGTAGCCATGCAGGGCCGCACTACCCTGATCATTGCACACAGGTTGGCCACCGTACAGCGTGCCAACCGTATTATCGTCATGGAGCATGGCCGCATTGTGGAAACCGGCACTCACTCCTCGCTGGTAGAGCAAGGCGGGGTTTATGCAAAACTGGCAGCACTACAATTTGATTTGCACAGAAGCGAAGAATAAAAACCTTGAGGCTGTTGCAAAGCATCTGACTTTGCAACAGCCTAAGCCTTAAATTACGCAGCAGTCTTTTCCAGACTAGTGGCAACTGCCTGCAAAATGCGCTGGGAAAATCTCTCATCTTCTGCGACACGCGCCAACACTACCGCGCCCACCATACTGGCCAAAGCCAGCATTGCCTTGGCCTCTCTTTTCTCTTTCGTTTCGCCAGGCAGCAAATCCGTCAGCACCGCCATCAAGTCCTGCGCGCCTTTATCGGCAACTTTGCGGACAGTGTCGTTTTGCCTGGCCATATCTGACCCGAGAGCTGCGAGGGCACAACCCCTGCCTGGCTTGTCCCTGTGCGCTGGAGACAGATAATCATTGGCGATGCGTGACAGGGCAGTATCCGGGGATTCTGCCTGCCAGCGTTTCCAGCGCTCTGCGGAGCGCCCCAGACTCAATGCGCAAGTTTGCGCAATCAGGTCTTCTTTGGAAGAAAAGTTTCCATAAAAGCCACCATGGGTCAAACCTGCACCCTTCATCAGATCGACCACGCTGACACCGTCATAGCCACGCTCGCGGAATAGCTGTGAAGCCACATCCAAAATGCGTTGGCGATTTTCATTTGCCTGTTCTCTGCTGACTTTCATGGCACTACTCCATCAATAAATTCTCTTGACATTATAGATTATAAACGTAATATATACAATCATGATGACCATCATTTAAATCAGATCCGCCCTTACATTCACGGAAAACAATATGGATACCAGGAACAATCTATTGCACAAATATCCAGCTATCTGGCTAGTGCTATTGGGTACTGCTGGCACTTTTGCCCTGACCATGGGGGCACGGCAAAGCATGGGCTTGTTTCTTAGCCCGATGAATACTGCCACTGGCCTGGGCGTAGGCAATATCAGCCTGGCTTTCGCCTTTGGGCAATTGTGGTGGGGTCTGACGCAGCCATTTGCGGGGGCCTTTGCTGACAAGATGGGTGCTGGCCGCGTCTTGTGCGCAGGTATCATTCTGGTGGCAGTGGGCACTTTCATCACGCCGCTGATGACGACAACGGCAGGCCTGATCTTTGCCATAGGCATGCTGGCGGCTGGCGGTGCTGGCATGGCCGGGCCAGCGGTGCTGATGGCAACTGCCACCCGCATGATCCCAGCAGAAAAACGTGGCATCGCTACCGGCATCGTCAATGCGGGCGGCTCTTTTGGTCAGTTTTTGATGGCACCAATCGCCATCACGCTGATGGGTTTGTATGGCTGGAATAATGCCATGCAGATCATGGGCTTGATAGTCTTGCTGGCCTTGCCCGCTGCCTATTTGTTACGTGGAAAACCTGTGCAAGCTGCCAGTACAGGGCAAGCACCGATCAGCACGTCCAAAGCAATCTCCATCGCCCTGAAAAATCCCAGCTACCTGATGCTGGCAGCAGGCTTTTTTGTGTGCGGCTTCCATGTGGCTTTTCTTGCCACCCATTTGCCGGGCGTAATCAGCCTGTGTGGTTTGCCTGCAGAGTTTGGCGGCTGGGCGCTGGCCATGCTGGGCCTGTTCAACATCATAGGCAGCATTTCCATGGGCTGGGCAGTTGGCAAGTGGCGCATGAAGTCACTGCTGTCCTTGCTGTATGCGACACGTGCACTGGCCGTCATCCTGTTTTTGCTGGCACCTAAAACTGGCGCCGTTGTACTGGTATTTGCCGCCGTCATGGGGTTGACTTTCTTATCGACGGTACCACCGACTGCCGGTCTGGTAGCGAAGTTGTTTGGCCCAGAAAATATGGCCAGCCTGTTTGGCATCGTCATGCTGACACATCAGATCGGTGGCTTCCTGGGTGTCTGGCTGGGTGGCAAGGTACTGGAGGCAAATGGCAACTTCAATTTGCTCTGGTATATCGATATCACGCTGGCAGTGGGCGCAGCCCTGATACATTTACCCATACGGGAAAAACAATTGCAACTGCAGGCAGCCTAGGCCGCGCTGCGTCAACATGACAGCAGGGTTTATTTAGTGGCTGAATAAACCTGCTTGCCAGCCACCCAGGTTTGCAAGACCTTGATCTTGTAAATATCGGTGGCGGGCATATTCAGCATATCCTGGTCCATAAGGATGAAGTCTGCCCACTTGCCTGCCTCCAGCGTGCCCAGAGTGTTTTCCTGGTGCGCTGCATAGGCCGCATCAACAGTGAAGCAGCGCAAGGCTTCCTGTACCGTCATGGCTTGCTCGGCATACCAGCCTTGCGCAGGCTTGCCCGTCATATCCTGACGGGTGACGGCTGCATGCACACCCCAGAATGGATTGGGGGACTCTATCGGGAAGTCCGAACCACAGGCTATGCGTGAACCCTGCTGCAAGAAACTGCGCCACGCATAAGCACCCTTGATGCGCTCAGCCCCTACTCTGTCCTCGGCCATATTCATGTCCGATGTCGCATGAGTAGGCTGCATGGAGGGCAAGATACCCAGTTGTTTGAAGCGTGGAATATCATCCAGCGCCACGACCTGGGCATGCTCTATACGGTGACGCAAGTTGGCAGATGCAGATGCTGGCAAGCGGGCAAAGCCATCCAGTATCTGGCGGTTGCCAGCATCGCCTATCGCATGCACATTCACCTGATAGCCCTTGTTTGCGGCTTTTTCTATCATCGTGTACATCTCACCGGCAGTCTTGAACAGCAGGCCATGTGTATGTGGCGCATCTGAATACGGTGCCATCATGGCCGCGCCACGGCTGCCGAGTGCGCCATCAGCAAACAGCTTTACCGCACGCAGCGAGTAAAAATCATGGCCATAAGTGAGCAAAGGACCTTGCTGCGAAACTTTGTCGAAAAAACCATCGGTACCACGCACCATGCCATAGATGCGCGTCGTCAATTTACCCTGGTCTGCATATTCTCGGAATAATTTGTCGGCAGATTCTGAAACACCGGCATCATGCACGCTGGTGACGCCGACCTTGGCCAGTTCCTGCAAGGCCAGGTCCAGGGCGGCCCTTTGCTCGGCATTCGACGCAGGCGGTACCACCTTATCGACCAGGCGCATGGCCGCATCGACGAGTATGCCAGTAGGCTTGCCCTGGGCATCTTTTTCTATCTTGCCGCCTGTAGGATCAGGGGTATTTTCTGTAATACCGGCTAGTTGCAAAGCCTTGCTATTGGCCCAACCGGCATGACCATCTACCCGCGACAACCAGACGGGGCGGTCTTTAACGACTGCATCTATCTCTTGCGCAGTGGGAAAGCGGCCCAGCTTCCAGTTTGCCTGATTCCACTCGCCACCTATGATCCACTGGTTCAAAGGAAAGCGGCTTGCATAATCAGCAATAGCCTTTTGCGCTTCTGCCAGATTGGCGGTAGCGCGCAAACTGAGTTGCATCTGACTTGCCCCCAGACTCAATACATGACCATGTGCATCTATCATGCCAGGCAACAAGGTTTTACCTCCACCATCGACATGTCTGGCCTTGGGCAATCTGGTGACCAGCTCTTTAGTCCTACCAATTCCAATTACTTTGCCTGCATCATCAAAAGCCAGCGACTCAAAGTGCTGCAGCTTTCCCTCTTGATTCAGAGTGTAGCCCCGGACGTTATCGATAATCGTGTCGGCAGTTGCCAGACCTGCGCTCATGGTGGCGATTGCCAATATCAAGGGTTTCAATGTGCTTTGCATGGGCCACGTCCAGACTGAATAGATACATCGATGAGGATGTGTATTGTATTTCAATATTCTTTGGCAACAAGTGTTTTAAAGCTGCTCTTATATTTCCTTGCCATATAAATTAAAACCGGGAATCAGCCCCAGAAAAATTACAACAAAAGATGAAATTAGGGATATTTAATTGCACGTAAAGCGATATTGGTCGGAATTTACAGATTTTTCACTGAGGAAAAAGTGAAATCTGAAGGCATCCCCATGTAACAGATGTAAAACTTGTCATTCAACTGACATTTTTCTTGACGCTGCAAACTGCACTTGCGTACACTCACACGATTCTGCAATCCACGTCGACTATGGTCGATTAGACAATTCATTGCCTATGAAACGATTCCGACTACACTCCCCAAGCATATTGACCGCCGCCTTGCTAGCTGGCCTGGCGCCACAAATATGTCTTGCAGACGCTCCGCCCCCAGTTTTCTCCCTGGTGTCAGCACCGGAAACCACCAACTCAGTACAACAAACCACGGCCAATCCAGCCATTCCGCAGGAATTACCTTCCGATGCGGTCATTCGTGTCGATGACAAGGCAGCGGATTTATGGGAGCGGGTACGCGCAGGTTACGCCATCCCCGACCTGGAAAACCAGTTGGTCGCCAACCAGCTAGCCTGGTATGGCACACGCACTGAATATATCTTGCGCACAGTGCAGCGCGGTTCCCGCTATCTCTATCATGTAGTGGAAGAGCTGGAAAAGCGCGGCATGCCAACCGAACTGGCATTACTACCCTTCATAGAATCTGCTTTTAATCCTCAAGCCATTTCCTCTGCCAAGGCAACCGGCATGTGGCAGTTCATGGCAGCGACAGGTCGCGACTTCAACCTCAAGCAAACCATGTTCAAGGATGACAGGCGCGGCGTCATCGACTCTACCGATGCCGCCCTGAATTACCTGGAAAAATTGTATGGCATGTTCGGTGACTGGCAACTGGCGCTGGCAGCTTATAACTGGGGCGAAGGCTCAGTGCAACGCGCCATCAAGAAACAACAGGCACTAGGCTTGCCGATAGACTTCCAGAGCCTGTCGGTGCACATGCCAAATGAGACCAAAAACTACCTGCCAAAACTGCAGGCAGTTAAAAACATCATAGGCCATCCAGAACAATTCAATCTGGCGCTGCCAAAGCTGGATAATCAGCCCTACTTTGTCTCGGTTGAAAAAACCCGTGATATCGACGTGCGCGTGGCCGCGCAACTGGCAGAACTGCCACTCGATGAATTTACCGCATTGAACCCGCAATTCAGCCGCCCTGTTATTACCGGCGGCACAGGCACAAAAATTTTGCTGCCCACGGATAATGCTGCCCTGTTCAAAGAAAACCTAAACAAATGGCAAGGTCCTTTATCCAGTTGGTCTGCCCACACCGTACAAAAAACCGAGCGAGTAGAAGCGCTGGCAAGCAAACTCGGGCTCAAGCCTGAGGTAGTGCGCGAAGTGAATTTCATTCCTGCAAAAATGATGGTCAAGGCGGGCTCCACCTTGCTGGTACCAAAGTCAGCCAAGGCACCAGACAATGATATCTCGCTTGAAATTGCTGAAAAAGCGCAACTGGTCATAGAAAAAACTTCTACCCGCCAGGTCAGTTACAAGGTCAGCAAACACGACAATCTGGCCGCAATCGCCAAACGCTTCCGTGTCAGCGTCGCAGAACTGAAGACCTGGAATCACCTGAAACGTGAAAATGTGGCCCACGGCCAGACCCTGCATATACAGACCCCTATCGTCACCCAGGTCAACCAGACCAATATGCTGGCAGCTGCTGGTAGCCGCCGTGCTGCACCAGCACCTAAAGTCACCCATCACACAGCAGCCCCTGCACGGCATGGCAAGACTCTGCTTGCCAACCTGAAGCTGGGCAAGAAAAAACATAGCTGATAGGTGTGCAAGCCGGGTCACCGTGACCAGGTCGCGCAGACAGCATCTTGCAGGCCACTTTGCGCAACTAAATCGCGCAGGCTTTAAGCGATGATGTTTAAGCCGACGCAGTAAATAAAAAAGGGTTCCAATTTACATTGGAACCCTTTTCTAGTTTTTGACGTTTCGCTTAGAAGCTATAACCCAGAGCTACACCGAATACAACTGGGCGGAAATCGATTGTTGTTTTGCGCTCGATACTACCTGTCGTTGCTGTCATGTCGGATTTGACTTTGGCAGCTGCAATAGAGGCACTGACAAACCAGCGGTCGTTGAAATGGTAATTGACACCTACCTGCCCCGCCAAACCAACGGAATCTTTCAAATCAATTTTTGTTGGCCCGCCAGTAGCGATATTACCAACAGCAGTTGATTTAGCATCAAAGAACTGTGTGTAATTCAAACCAAGGCCAACGAACGGACGGAATGCATCAGTCGGTGCGCCAAAATTGTAATTGAGAAAAAAAGTAGGTGCGCGTTGTTTGACCTTGGAAATCACACCATAAGGTGCCAACGTACCACGTCCTGTCACTTCATGCTCAGGCGGGATACCGGCAACGAAATCAAAATCCAGATGATCATTGATACGGCGGGTGTAACCAAATACGACCGTAGTTGCATTCTGGACGACCAGGCCTGCAGGCTGTGGTGTTAAGAATGCCGGGCCATTGCTGGTAAAGTCCGGTGATTCAGAATGAACCTGAACATTGAGAACACCTGCTCGCACAGAATTTTCATAAGCATGAGCAGAAGAAACGCAAGCCAGACCAAACAGTGCACTGACGGCGAAATGAATTTTTTTCATGGAGTCGTCCTTTCTTATTTAGCCAAAACTTGTTGGAAGAACGCGCGGGATGCAGCGTTACAGAACGGTGGCACCAGAGTACCGTGGTACTGGCTGGCAACCGCTGTCGTTGGATCTACCTTGGCAGCAATCGCAGCATTGATTGCTGCCTGCTTGCTTTGGGCAAAACCAACTTTAGCTGCAGCAAATGGATCAGCTGCGCTGGTTGGGGAAGAATCGACGTCCAATACTGTCAACGCTGCTGCTGGCAAGCCTTTAGCCTGGAAGAAGCCTGCTGTTGCCTGTGTACTTGCGAAGAACACGGTAGGATCGCCGTTACCACCGCACAGCATGACTGGTACGTTAGGTACATAGTTACGCAAGTCGTTTTTCACGCCAGCCTTACGGAAAGAATTGGCAGGAGTACAGTTCAAAGGATCTGCAGGATTGACGTTGCAAGGATTTTTCTGTGCATCAGCCAGATAGGTATTGCGATAGCTGGTTTTCACCAGGTTACCGTCACCAAAGAAGGCTGCAAATGCTGGAGATGATGGACCTGGCAGAGAGTCTTTGGCAAACATGGCGTACGCTGGCAATTTACCAGTCGTGAACAAGTCATTGAAAGTCAATGCGCCTGGCAACAGTGTTTCTATGCCAGTGGCGTATTTGTCTTCATAGACTTCGTTCGGGCTGGTGTACAAACCACCATAGGATTTTTGCCAGCTGGTTGTGATCAGCGGGATAAACACTGTGCCACCTGCATTCGGGCTACCAGCAAAAGTTGCGTCACCCAGCAAGGACATCGCGTATGGACCAGACATACCGGCCAACGCGCTTACCTTGAATTCGGATGCATAAGTCGTTTGCATGGCGCGTTGCGTTGCCATGGCAACGTGACCACCTTGTGAATAACCACTGATCACCAGCTTGCCAGAATCCTGCGCACCGATAGTAGCAAAAGCCTTGCGTGCAGCACGCAGGGAATCGACCATATCATTGGCTTGCTGTTCAGCATTCAGGTAAGGATGGTAAGTCAGTGCAGAAGTATCGTAGCCTGCGTAGTTAGGTGCAACCACGATGAAACCTTGCGCTGCATACATGGCGGCTATCAGGATGGCTTCTGAGTTGTCACGCAGGTTGGCCATGTTGAAGGATTTTTCCACTGTCGTGCCATGGGCATACAGGATGACCGGACGTGGGCCGGTACATGCCGGATCGCTGCCAGATGGAACCATGATGGCGCCAGTTGCGTCAGTCGCTTCATTAGCGCCGCCGACTGTGGTGTATTTCATGTAGTAAGTGCTGATTTCGCACTTGGGAGCGCCTGTGATCTGTGTCAAACCTGGTTTGGCAGCATCCAGGGAAGCTTTGAAAACGACCGGATCAAGCTTGGTCAATGCCGGGCCACTTGCCTGAGGAATAGGCACCAGTACAGGTGGATTGGCGACCAGAGTGCCGCGGGCAGGTGTGTTATCGATGACTGGACCAGCACTACCGCCGCCACCGCAAGCCGTTAAAACGGCAGCAGAAAGCAGACCCAGTGCTATGTGAGTTTGACGCATTGTTGTCTCCTGTTAAGTATTTTTTTGCAAGTCAGTAGATTTAACCAGTACCACATAAAATGGAACGAGCGTTCTAAAACTTAGCAAACAGTATGTCATTTACGCAATTTGGTGAATAGCGAAAATTTCACATCTAGAGTAAACACTCTTAAAAATTTAGCCTGAACTTGCCCCAAAGATTTTCCATACGGGGCAAATACAACACTCTTAAAAAATCAATCAAAAAGAGACCTCGCAGGCTTCTCTTTTTACGGGCGGCAAGTATACCTTTTTCGATACGCAAATACCTACTTCAAGATAGAATTTTTTCGCTTTAATCCTGCACCACGGGCACAACTGCGGTTACTGGTGATGGTTCACGCGCTGGTTCACGATAAGCAAAATAAGCTTTCGCCTTTTTGCCCAGATTATCCAGATAAGTATAGGCGATAGGCACGACCAGCAAAGTCAGCAGCGTCGATGTAATGATGCCGCCTATCACTGCCCGGCCCATTGGTGCCTGGGTTTCTGCACCATCGCTAATCCCCATGGCCATGGGCAGCATACCAAATATCATCGCCAGCGTTGTCATCATGATGGGGCGCAAGCGCACCTGTCCGGCAGCCAGCACTGCATCAAACTGGCTCATGCCCTGCTTTTGCGCCTGATTGATAAAATCAACCAGCAGGATTGCATTCTTGGTCACCAGACCCATGAGCATGATGAAACCGATGATGGAGAAAATATTCAGAGTGCTGCCAGTAATCAGCAAAGCCAGCAGTACACCGATCAATGAAAACGGCAAGGCCGTCATGATCGCCAATGGTTGCAGGAAGCTGCCGAATTGCGAAGCCAGAATCAGGTAAATAAAGATCACCGCTATGCCCAGCGCTGCCACGGCAGCCTGGAAGGACTCTTGCATTTCCCTGGTCTGCCCACCAATATCAAAGCGGTAGCCTGGTGGCAGTTCTATGGTCTTCACCAGTTTTTGTACTTCTGCCCCTACGTCACCGGCTGGGCGGCCTTCGACGTTGGCATAGATAGCTGCCCGGCGTTGCAAGTCCTGACGCTTGATAACGCGCGGGCTGGTGCTGGGAATAAATTGTACGACCTGACGCAAAGGCACCATCATGGGTTTGCCGTTTGCATCAATCTTGCTACTCGCAAGTGACAGGTCGCCCAGGTCAGAAATTTTTTGCCTGCCTGATTTGGGCAATTGCACATTGATTTCATAATTCTGACCATCCGGTGCCAGCCATTGGCCCAGGGTGTCACCCGCAACAAAGGGGCGCAGCGCAGCGCCTATCTGCTGCACTGACAAGCCCAGGTCGTTTGCCAGCTCATTATTGACCTTGACCAGGACAGTAGGGTTAGCGCCTGTCAGGCTGCTCTCCAGATCAGCGATACCTTTGATACCCGCCATTTTTTTCATGACACTATCGATAACGTCCTGCAACTTGTCAGCATCTGGGCCGAGTATCGCTACATAGATAGGCTTGTCGAAACCAACTGCCATTTCTATGCCGGGTATGCTTTTCAAGCGCTCACGTATTTGCATCTCCATCTGCTTTTGAGATTTGCGATGGCTGATGCGCTTTTCACTGAGCTTCATATTGATTTGTGCAGTATTTCTTTCATTCTCAATACCGACCGAGGTGTTGATGGTCTGGATGTCTTTCATCTCCTTCAGAACAGCCTCAACCTGGTGAGTTTTATCGTCGGTATATTGCAGGCTGGAACCTACCGGAGTTTTCAGGTTGATGGTGATCTGGCCTTCATCTGCTTCAGGTACGAATTCAGTACCTATCATGGGCACCAGGAAAAAACTGCCAGCAAATAAAGAAGTCGCCAGCAACAAGGTGGTTTTACGTTTGCGCAAAACCAGTTGCAGTAACTTGCCATAAATGACGTGCAGCTTTTCTATGCCATGTTCTATGGCATTCATGAATTTGGCCAGCCAGGGCAGACGTTTGAAGCGGTCTTGCTCAGGGTCACGCCATACCGATGACAACATGGGGTCTAGCGTAAAGCTGACGAACAGCGATACCAGCACGGCCACGGTCACGGTAATGCCGAACTGGAAAAAGAATTTACCTATCATGCCCTGCATGAAAGCCACGGGCACGAACACGGCGACGATGGCAAAGGTAGTCGCCATGACTGCCAGGCCAATTTCATTGGTGCCATCTTCTGCTGCCTGCTTGTGCCCCTTGCCCATGCCCAGGTGCCGGACTATATTTTCCCGCACAACGATGGCATCATCAATCAGCAAACCTATGCAGAGTGACAGCGCCATCATGGTCAAAAAATTCAGGGTAAAACCAAAAGCCTTGAGTGCAATGAAAGTCGCAATCACCGAAATAGGTAAAGTCAGGCCGGTGATGATGGTACTGCGCCAGGAATGCAGAAACAGGAAAACGATCAGCACTGTCAGGCCCGCACCTTCGAGTATGGTTTCTTTGACGCCGTCGAGGGAGTGCCTGACAAAGTCAGCATTGTTTTCACTGATGGTCATTTGCACGTCTTTGGGCAGGCGCGTTTTAAGATCAGCAATCGCTTCCATGATGCCGTCGCCTACCTCAACGATATTGGCATCCTGTATGCGGCTGATCGCGACCGCAACTGATCTTTGTCCATTCACACGTGAGATGGAATATTCTTCCTTCTCACCATCCTGCACTTCTGCAATCTGTTCCAGATAGACAGGCGCACCGGCACGGCGGGCGACGATGACTTTATTAAAACCACGGGTGTCCGCTATCTTGGCTTCCAGCCTGACCAGTTGATCTTGCGAACCACGGGTGATCAAACCTGCCGGCATGTTTTGATTGGTGCTCTGTATCGCAGCCAATACTTCATTGACGCCAATATGGTTAGCTGCCATGCGGTCAGGCAAAAGCTTGACCTGCACCTGGCGCACGACAGCGCCACGCACATCGACCCTGCCCACACCTGGCACGCTTTGCAATTTCTTGACGATGATCTGATCTGTCATATTCGACAGATCGCGCAAGCTACGCTCACCAGAACTGATCGCCATTTGTACGACCGGGCGGCCATTACCATCACCACCCTTGACGATGAACGGGTCTTTCACATCACGCGGAAAGCCCGGACGTATCTGCGCCACTTTGTCGCGCACTTCCTGCAAGACCTTGTCACCATTGACGGACAGCTGAAATTCTATCCAGATGCCAGCCCTGCCCTCATACGAACTGGCCATGATGCGCTTGACGCCACTGATGGTATTGACGACATTTTCTACCGGTTTGGTGATGTCATTCTCAACGATCTCTGGCGAAGCACCGGGATACAGCACTTCCATCCAGACACCGGGTGACTCGACATTGGGCATGTTTTCCAGGCCCAGGCCCCGGTATGAAAAAATGCCGAGCACCATCAGGCCTATCATGACCATGGTGGCAAACACCGGGTTTTGTATACTGACTTTGGTCATCCACATGGCTCAGACCTTTGATGCTGGAGTAGGCTTGGGCATCTTCACCTTGCTACCGGATTTGACGCCATCAAGACGGGAAGAAATCAGCACTGCACCGGCATCGAGCCCCTGCACAATTTGTACCTTGCCTTCGTCTTCACTGCGCAAA
This is a stretch of genomic DNA from Undibacterium sp. KW1. It encodes these proteins:
- a CDS encoding TetR/AcrR family transcriptional regulator, whose protein sequence is MKVSREQANENRQRILDVASQLFRERGYDGVSVVDLMKGAGLTHGGFYGNFSSKEDLIAQTCALSLGRSAERWKRWQAESPDTALSRIANDYLSPAHRDKPGRGCALAALGSDMARQNDTVRKVADKGAQDLMAVLTDLLPGETKEKREAKAMLALASMVGAVVLARVAEDERFSQRILQAVATSLEKTAA
- a CDS encoding transglycosylase SLT domain-containing protein, with the protein product MKRFRLHSPSILTAALLAGLAPQICLADAPPPVFSLVSAPETTNSVQQTTANPAIPQELPSDAVIRVDDKAADLWERVRAGYAIPDLENQLVANQLAWYGTRTEYILRTVQRGSRYLYHVVEELEKRGMPTELALLPFIESAFNPQAISSAKATGMWQFMAATGRDFNLKQTMFKDDRRGVIDSTDAALNYLEKLYGMFGDWQLALAAYNWGEGSVQRAIKKQQALGLPIDFQSLSVHMPNETKNYLPKLQAVKNIIGHPEQFNLALPKLDNQPYFVSVEKTRDIDVRVAAQLAELPLDEFTALNPQFSRPVITGGTGTKILLPTDNAALFKENLNKWQGPLSSWSAHTVQKTERVEALASKLGLKPEVVREVNFIPAKMMVKAGSTLLVPKSAKAPDNDISLEIAEKAQLVIEKTSTRQVSYKVSKHDNLAAIAKRFRVSVAELKTWNHLKRENVAHGQTLHIQTPIVTQVNQTNMLAAAGSRRAAPAPKVTHHTAAPARHGKTLLANLKLGKKKHS
- a CDS encoding amidohydrolase; amino-acid sequence: MQSTLKPLILAIATMSAGLATADTIIDNVRGYTLNQEGKLQHFESLAFDDAGKVIGIGRTKELVTRLPKARHVDGGGKTLLPGMIDAHGHVLSLGASQMQLSLRATANLAEAQKAIADYASRFPLNQWIIGGEWNQANWKLGRFPTAQEIDAVVKDRPVWLSRVDGHAGWANSKALQLAGITENTPDPTGGKIEKDAQGKPTGILVDAAMRLVDKVVPPASNAEQRAALDLALQELAKVGVTSVHDAGVSESADKLFREYADQGKLTTRIYGMVRGTDGFFDKVSQQGPLLTYGHDFYSLRAVKLFADGALGSRGAAMMAPYSDAPHTHGLLFKTAGEMYTMIEKAANKGYQVNVHAIGDAGNRQILDGFARLPASASANLRHRIEHAQVVALDDIPRFKQLGILPSMQPTHATSDMNMAEDRVGAERIKGAYAWRSFLQQGSRIACGSDFPIESPNPFWGVHAAVTRQDMTGKPAQGWYAEQAMTVQEALRCFTVDAAYAAHQENTLGTLEAGKWADFILMDQDMLNMPATDIYKIKVLQTWVAGKQVYSATK
- a CDS encoding MFS transporter, giving the protein MDTRNNLLHKYPAIWLVLLGTAGTFALTMGARQSMGLFLSPMNTATGLGVGNISLAFAFGQLWWGLTQPFAGAFADKMGAGRVLCAGIILVAVGTFITPLMTTTAGLIFAIGMLAAGGAGMAGPAVLMATATRMIPAEKRGIATGIVNAGGSFGQFLMAPIAITLMGLYGWNNAMQIMGLIVLLALPAAYLLRGKPVQAASTGQAPISTSKAISIALKNPSYLMLAAGFFVCGFHVAFLATHLPGVISLCGLPAEFGGWALAMLGLFNIIGSISMGWAVGKWRMKSLLSLLYATRALAVILFLLAPKTGAVVLVFAAVMGLTFLSTVPPTAGLVAKLFGPENMASLFGIVMLTHQIGGFLGVWLGGKVLEANGNFNLLWYIDITLAVGAALIHLPIREKQLQLQAA
- a CDS encoding OmpW family protein, with the protein product MKKIHFAVSALFGLACVSSAHAYENSVRAGVLNVQVHSESPDFTSNGPAFLTPQPAGLVVQNATTVVFGYTRRINDHLDFDFVAGIPPEHEVTGRGTLAPYGVISKVKQRAPTFFLNYNFGAPTDAFRPFVGLGLNYTQFFDAKSTAVGNIATGGPTKIDLKDSVGLAGQVGVNYHFNDRWFVSASIAAAKVKSDMTATTGSIERKTTIDFRPVVFGVALGYSF
- a CDS encoding lipase family protein yields the protein MRQTHIALGLLSAAVLTACGGGGSAGPVIDNTPARGTLVANPPVLVPIPQASGPALTKLDPVVFKASLDAAKPGLTQITGAPKCEISTYYMKYTTVGGANEATDATGAIMVPSGSDPACTGPRPVILYAHGTTVEKSFNMANLRDNSEAILIAAMYAAQGFIVVAPNYAGYDTSALTYHPYLNAEQQANDMVDSLRAARKAFATIGAQDSGKLVISGYSQGGHVAMATQRAMQTTYASEFKVSALAGMSGPYAMSLLGDATFAGSPNAGGTVFIPLITTSWQKSYGGLYTSPNEVYEDKYATGIETLLPGALTFNDLFTTGKLPAYAMFAKDSLPGPSSPAFAAFFGDGNLVKTSYRNTYLADAQKNPCNVNPADPLNCTPANSFRKAGVKNDLRNYVPNVPVMLCGGNGDPTVFFASTQATAGFFQAKGLPAAALTVLDVDSSPTSAADPFAAAKVGFAQSKQAAINAAIAAKVDPTTAVASQYHGTLVPPFCNAASRAFFQQVLAK
- a CDS encoding efflux RND transporter permease subunit; the encoded protein is MWMTKVSIQNPVFATMVMIGLMVLGIFSYRGLGLENMPNVESPGVWMEVLYPGASPEIVENDITKPVENVVNTISGVKRIMASSYEGRAGIWIEFQLSVNGDKVLQEVRDKVAQIRPGFPRDVKDPFIVKGGDGNGRPVVQMAISSGERSLRDLSNMTDQIIVKKLQSVPGVGRVDVRGAVVRQVQVKLLPDRMAANHIGVNEVLAAIQSTNQNMPAGLITRGSQDQLVRLEAKIADTRGFNKVIVARRAGAPVYLEQIAEVQDGEKEEYSISRVNGQRSVAVAISRIQDANIVEVGDGIMEAIADLKTRLPKDVQMTISENNADFVRHSLDGVKETILEGAGLTVLIVFLFLHSWRSTIITGLTLPISVIATFIALKAFGFTLNFLTMMALSLCIGLLIDDAIVVRENIVRHLGMGKGHKQAAEDGTNEIGLAVMATTFAIVAVFVPVAFMQGMIGKFFFQFGITVTVAVLVSLFVSFTLDPMLSSVWRDPEQDRFKRLPWLAKFMNAIEHGIEKLHVIYGKLLQLVLRKRKTTLLLATSLFAGSFFLVPMIGTEFVPEADEGQITINLKTPVGSSLQYTDDKTHQVEAVLKEMKDIQTINTSVGIENERNTAQINMKLSEKRISHRKSQKQMEMQIRERLKSIPGIEMAVGFDKPIYVAILGPDADKLQDVIDSVMKKMAGIKGIADLESSLTGANPTVLVKVNNELANDLGLSVQQIGAALRPFVAGDTLGQWLAPDGQNYEINVQLPKSGRQKISDLGDLSLASSKIDANGKPMMVPLRQVVQFIPSTSPRVIKRQDLQRRAAIYANVEGRPAGDVGAEVQKLVKTIELPPGYRFDIGGQTREMQESFQAAVAALGIAVIFIYLILASQFGSFLQPLAIMTALPFSLIGVLLALLITGSTLNIFSIIGFIMLMGLVTKNAILLVDFINQAQKQGMSQFDAVLAAGQVRLRPIMMTTLAMIFGMLPMAMGISDGAETQAPMGRAVIGGIITSTLLTLLVVPIAYTYLDNLGKKAKAYFAYREPAREPSPVTAVVPVVQD